The Salarias fasciatus unplaced genomic scaffold, fSalaFa1.1, whole genome shotgun sequence genome contains a region encoding:
- the LOC115385023 gene encoding stonustoxin subunit alpha-like produces MTLWDHDDLEKYIRERPKPNSDFEIVASESIEDKSSALNVQASLKASFLGGLIEVEGSAKYLNDQRTSSNQARVTLKYKTTTKFQELSMNHLGRGNVKHPHVFEKGIATHVVTGILYGAQAFFVFDREVSQKENHQDIQGNLKVVIKKIPLLAIEGEGSLKMEDKDKANVDRFSCKFHGDFCLQNTPTSFQDAIEVYRSLPKLLGANGENAVPVKVWLLPLTSLDSAAAKLVRQISIRLVQEAQSLLEDFSELEMRCNDSMRSATAQQFPQIRKNLKSFKEMCSEFRLEFQRTLARKLPRIRGGGEEESDLAAILKKRHSSPFNSKNLTEWMDCKEKEISILKSFTNMMKNTKVISSQSGFHEEVFSVEHALCFVFTSLGGAEPYLSALSNYLTGAAKPEDINPHTHDIERDQWYLSNQVADHMRTKAKLFSDFADANRENKKVKFLTVGLTNDTHKGSSIYLYEDGFTVTENFEPPSKPETVTAADINHDSVTLKISPPRFGAENITSYSVEYCVSGEEEWQQKTESKAEEVTVRGLRPNTEYVFRCRAATSVGVGPATIVSESIKTLPCSPPGEPQVESNSCEISVKWEKPAELGQDVVILRNIVELKEIELKPNPLSTPEYIDMLIEGEKSEGKPGFKKRINALMAMKEKAEFMTKVSKGEKLLK; encoded by the exons ATGACACTATGGGACCATGATGACCTCGAGAAATATATAAGAGAAAGACCAAAACCCAACAGTGACTTTGAGATAGTTGCATCTGAATCAATCGAAGATAAATCATCAGCCCTGAATGTTCAAGCATCCCTAAAAGCAAGTTTCTTGGGTGGACTGATCGAGGTTGAGGGATCGGCCAAATATCTGAATGATCAACGGACATCCAGCAATCAGGCCAGAGTAACACTGAagtacaaaacaacaacaaagttcCAGGAGTTGTCAATGAATCATCTTGGAAGAGGCAATGTGAAGCATCCTCATGTTTTTGAGAAAGGCATAGCAACACATGTAGTCACAGGGATACTCTACGGGGCTCAAGCCTTCTTTGTGTTTGACCGTGAGGTgtctcaaaaagaaaatcatcaaGATATTCAGGGAAACTTGAAGGTGGTCATCAAGAAAATCCCCCTCCTTGCCATAGAGGGTGAGGGGTCCCTGAAAATGGAAGACAAGGACAAAGCAAATGTTGACAGATTCTCCTGCAAATTCCACGGAGACTTTTGTCTTCAGAACACTCCGACATCCTTTCAGGATGCGATTGAAGTCTACCGAAGCCTGCCGAAATTACTGGGAGCCAATGGAGAAAATGCTGTTCCAGTGAAGGTCTGGCTCTTGCCCCTGACCAGTTTAGATTCTGCTGCCGCTAAACTTGTGCGTCAGATAAGTATAAGATTGGTTCAGGAAGCACAGAGTCTCCTGGAGGACTTCAGTGAGCTTGAAATGAGATGCAATGATTCAATGAGAAGTGCCACTGCACAGCAGTTCCCTCAGATCcgcaaaaacctgaaaagttttaaagaaatgtgcTCTGAGTTCAGACTTGAATTTCAACGAACCTTAGCGAGGAAACTTCCTcgaatcagaggaggaggagaagaggagtcTGATCTTGCCGCCATCCTGAAGAAGAGACATTCGTCTCCATTCAACAGCAAAAACCTGACTGAGTGGATGGACTGCAAAGAGAAAGAGATAAGCATCTTGAAATCTTTCACCAATATGATGAAAAACACCAAGGTGATCTCATCTCAGAGTGGTTTTCATGAAGAAGTTTTCAGTGTGGAACATGCGCTatgctttgttttcacctcACTGGGAGGTGCCGAGCCGTACCTTTCAGCTTTATCAAACTATCTGACAGGAGCAGCCAAACCTGAGGATATAAATCCACACACTCATGACATCGAGAGGGACCAGTGGTACCTTTCAAACCAAGTGGCTGATCACATGAGGACAAAGGCAAAGCTCTTCAGTGACTTTGCTGATGCCAACAGAGAGAACAAGAAGGTGAAGTTCCTGACAGTGGGCTTAacaaatgacacacacaaaggttCCAGCATTTACCTTTATGAAGACGGCTTCACTGTGACTGAAAACTTTGAGCCGCCTTCAAAACCTGAAACTGTGACTGCAGCTGACATAAACCACGACAGTGTGACGCTGAAGATCTCTCCTCCCAGATTTGGAGCAGAAAACATCACGTCCTACTCTGTTGAATACTGCGTCAGTGGAGAGGAAGAATGGCAACAAAAGACTGAGTCAAAAGCTGAAGAAGTCACAGTGAGAGGTCTGAGACCGAACACTGAGTATGTGTTCAGATGCAGAGCGGCCACCTCAGTGGGTGTTGGACCCGCCACCATCGTCAGTGAGTCCATTAAAACCTTACCTTGCAGTCCTCCTGGAGAACCTCAAGTGGAGTCAAACTCATGTGAGATATCTGTCAAGTGGGAGAAACCGGCGGAGCTCGGACAGGATGTTGTGATACTGAGGAACATCGTGGA GCTGAAAGAGATCGAGCTGAAGCCCAACCCTCTGTCCACTCCAGAGTACATTGACATGCTGATTGAGGGAgagaaaagtgaaggaaaaccTGGCTTTAAAAAACGAATTAACGCTCTGATGGCCATGAAGGAAAAAGCAGAGTTCATGACCAAGGTATCGAAAGGAGAGAAACTCCTGAAGTAA